One Ensifer adhaerens genomic window, GAGCAAGGTTCTTGGTGGCAAGCTCCCGCCGGGTCGCCTTGTCGACGCCACGCAGCTTGAGGCCGAACTCGGTGTTCTCGATGACGTTCAGCCACGGCAACAGCGCGTGCTTCTGGAAGACCACGCCGCGCTCGGCTCCCGGTCCGTTCACCTGGTGGTTGCCAAGCGTGATGTCGCCCTCCGAGGGGGCCATGAAGCCCGCCATCAGGTTGAGCAAGGTCGTCTTGCCGCAGCCCGAAGCTCCGAGAGCGACAACGAAATCGCCGCTGTTGATGGTGAGGTTGACGCCTTTCAAGGCGATGATCGCCTGGTCCGAGTACAGGCCCGGGTAGGTCAGACTGATGTTCCTGACGCTCAATGTTTCCATGAGAAATGCCTCCCTGCACCTCGGTCACGGTCTATGGTGGTGCGCCGGCCGCTCCTTGAGGGCCGGCGCAATCGACAGCTTAGATTATTGCGCAGCTGCCTTGGCAAAGTCGGCGTTGACGTAAGGCGCGTAGTCGTCGAGTGACTGGCTGATCTGCTTCTGCTCGACGAGGAACTTGGCGCTTTCGGTCAGGGCGCGCGTGGCGCCGCCGCCGAGCCAGACCTCCGAGGCCTGTTCATCCGCGTTCGGGAACGAAAGAAGACGCAAGGCTTCCACCGTGCTCGGTCCGTCGCCCCCGATCAGCTTGACGATGCCTTCTACTTGCGGCGATTCCTCCGTCCATGCCGCCTTGTTGGCGTTGTAGTCGGCATAGGCGTCGGCCAGAACCTTGGTGAAGGCTTCCATGAGCTTCGGGTTCTCCGCGGCCCAGGCCTTGTCGGCCACCAACCCGTCGAAGGTCGGCACGCTCGCCGCACCGATCACCTCGGAATCCGAGATCATCTTGCCGGTCTTCTGGATTTCGGAAAGTGCCGGCGGCCAGACATAAGCGGCATCGATATCGCCGCGTTGCCAGGCGGCAACGATCTGCGGCGGCTTCAGATTGAGGATTTCCACTTCGCGCGGGTCGACGTTCCAGACCTTGTTCATGCCGACCAAGAGATGAAAGTGCGAGGTCGAGACGAAGGGCACGGCAACCTTCTTGCCCTTGAGGTCCGCAGGCGTTTCGATGCCCGACCCGTCGCGCGCAACCAGCGCCTCCGACTGGCCGATATTGTCGAGGATCCAGAAGAGCTGCAGTTCAACGCCGCGTGTGGCGGCAGCGGCCGTGCCAGTGGAACCGAGAACGGCGATCGGCACGTCGCCGGAGGCGAGCGCCGTGGTGATGTCGCCCGCCGAGCTGAACTGGCGCCAGTCGATCGAGTAGCCTGCTTCCTTCGCGGCTGCGTCGAAGCGACCGTCGGCGATCGCGGCCACGAACGGGCCGACGATCTGCTGATAGCCGACGACGAGCTTCGTCTCCGCGTAAGCCACGCCGGATGCCGCAAGGCTCGCCACAATGCTGGCGGCGGCGGCCAATCGTTTGAAATGTCCATTTAGCATTCTTCGTCCTCCTCTTTGTTTGTTCCCTGACCGTTTTTCCGGTCTTGCTCATGACGATAAGGCTGAGTTCCCGCTTGCGTTATATCCAGTTTGGAAGTTGAATAGATCCAGATTGACGTCGATGGAGAGCGGCGGCGTGCGGATCACGGTTTCCGAAACCATCTTCTTCATCGATCGTGAAAGCGGGATCGGGCTGCAGGCACAGTTGCGCGAGACGATCGTTTCGGCTGTGCTTGCCGGCCGGGTTCAGCCGCACGCGCATCTGCCTTCGACACGCAAGCTTGCCGACTATCTGCAGATCTCGCGCATCACGGTAACCCTCGCCTATCAGGAACTGATCAACCAAGGCTATGTCGAAGCCGTCAACCGCAGTTCCTATCGGATTGCCGGCAACCCGCCCGGCATGGATGTGGAGGGCAACCGCCCAGCCGTCGGCGCGGATCCGGTGGATTGGAGCCGCAAGATCAAGATGAATTTTGAGGTGGTGCGCCAGGTTCCGAAGCCCCTGGACTGGCGACGCTATCCGTTTCCCTTCCTCTATGGCCAGATGGACCCGACGCTGTTCGATCTTAACGCCTGGCGCGATTGCGCCCGCCGAGCCCTTGCGCGGGAAGACTTCGTGCTGATGGCGAGCGACTTCGCCGCTGCCGACGATGTGCGATTGGTCAACTACATCTGTTCGCGCACGCTGCCACGCCGCGGCATCCAGGCCTCTCCGGACGAAATCCTCGTCACCGTCGGCGCGCAGAATGCGCTCTGGATCGTAACCCGGCTGATCCTCGAAAAGGGCTCTGCCGCCATCTGCGAAAATCCTTGCCACCCGGACATCAGCGCCTCGCTGCTCCTGAGCGGCGCCGACGTCACCACCGTCGACGTCGATCGCGAAGGCCTGTCGCCGGATGCCCTGCCGGAGAAAGTCGACGCCGTCTTCGTGACGCCGAGCCACCACTCGCCGACAGGCGCGACCATGCCGGTCGACCGGCGCACCCAGTTGCTTCAAGCGGCGGAGGAAAGGGATTTCGTCATTGTCGAGGACGATTACGAGTTTGAGATCAGCTACCTCGCCCCGCCCTCGCCGGCGCTGAAGGCGCTCGATCCCTCGGGACGCGTGCTCTATATCGGCAGCTTCTCGAAATCGCTGTTTCCCGGCCTTCGGCTCGGTTACCTTGTGGCGCCTGCTCCCTTCATTCGTGAGGCACGCGCGCTACGCTCGCTGATGCTGCGCCACCCGCCTGGACATCTGCAGCGCACCGCAGCCTATTTCCTGGCGCTCGGTCACTACGATGCCGTGCTGCATCGCATGCGGACCGAATACCACAAGCGCCACGTAATTATGGCCGATGCGCTGCGTCGCGAAGGCCTGACGGTCGCAGGCTCCTCGGCCTTCGGTGGCACCTCCTTCTGGATGGAGGGACCGGAGGGGCTCGACGCCGACCGGCTGGTAAGCGAACTGCGGCCAGACGGCGTTCTGGTTGAGTCCGGCTCACCCTTTTTCCCGAAAAGCGACCAGCCCTGCCGCTATTTCCGGATGGGATACTCGTCCATTCCGAGCACCAGTATCGCCGAAGGCGTCGCCCGCGTTCGCGCCCGCATCGATGTGCTGTCTTGCCGCAACAACTCCGGAAAACCGCCAAGCAGCGAGCGGGCTTGAGCCTGCAGCGCCTCCTCGCTGCCACAGTTGCCACTCGACTGTCGCTCTCCGGTCTTTCCGGCCGAGCCCGCCTGGTTCGGCGTTCGCAATGCTAGACTGCACGAGCTGCAGCAAGCGCACGCTCCAGGTCAGCCTTGAGATCGGCGACATCCTCCAACCCAATCTGCAGGCGCAGGACCGGTCCTTCTGTCGGGACGCGTGTCACCTTGCGTTCTCCAAGGTTGACATGAAGCGCAAGGGAGGCAAACCCGCCCCACGAATATCCCAAACCAAAGATCGTAAGCGCGTCCAAGAACGCCTGGGCTTTCGCCTTGAACCTGTCTTCATGCTCGGCGCGAAGGACGAACGAGAAGACGCCGCTTGCTCCCTTGAAATCGCGCTTCCAGAGGGTATGGCCGGGAAAACTCGGCAGGCCGGGATGCAGCACGCGTGCGACGTCGTCGCGGCTTTCGAGCCAGTTGGCGATCTCAAAGGCGCTTGCCTGATGTCGCTGAAGCCGAATTCCGAGTGTCCGCAGTCCGCGCAGGACTTGATAGGCGTCGTCGGGTGCAGCACAAAGACCAAGCAACCCGTTTACCTCCTTCAAGCGCGGCCAGTGTTCGGCATTCGCCGACACAGTTCCGAACAGGATATCGGCGTGGCCGGCCGGATATTTGGTGGAGGCCTGGATGGAAACATCGACCCCGAAGTCGAGCGGCCTGAAATAGATGGGCGTCGCCCAGGTGTTATCCATCGTGACGATCGCCCCACGCCTGTGTGCCACCGCGACGATAGCGGGAATGTCCTGGATCTCGAACGTGTTGGAGCCCGGTGCTTCCGTGTGAACAAGCCGGGTATTGGGCTTGAACAGCGGTTCGATGTCCGCCCCCAGCGATGGGTCGTAGTAGTCCACTTCGATGTTGAGGCGCGCCAGCATGACGTCGCAGAACTGGCGGACATTGCCATAGACGGAATCGACGATCAGCGCATGATCTCCGGGGGCGAGATAGGCAAGCAACGGAACGGTGACGGCGGCAAGCCCGGAGGGTACAAGGATCGAGCCGGCGGCCCCCTCCAATTCGTTGACCGCGTCACACAGCGCGTCCGTCGTCGGCGTGCCGCGGGTGCCGTAGGTATATTTCTGCCCGTGCGTTTCCATCGTATGCGCGTCCGGAAAAAGCACCGTTGACCCGTGCACGACCGGTGGATTTATGAAGCCACGCTGACTGGTCGGATCATACCCCGCCTTGATCAACTGTGTTTGCGGACCCGGTTTGGCGCTGGCGCTTGCTTTGTCATTCATGATCGCATGCTCTTTGAAGGATTGAGGATCGGTTGCGAAGCTATGGTCGATCACCACCCAGATGGCGTTCCAGGAAGGACAGGTTGTCCTGTCCCCAATAGAGCTCACCATCATAGCGATAGGTCGGGAAGCCGAACACACCGCTTGCAACGGCGTGATTGCGATCATCGGCCCACTTTGCCTTGACGTCTTCATCCGCCTCGCGCCGGGCGAGCGCCGCGCCGTCAAGACCCGCGGTCCGCGCAATCGCTTCGCGCACATCCGGACTGCCGATATCCCTGGCTTCGGCCCAGAAGGCATGCTGCAGCGCGCTTGTGAGGCCGACCCAGTCCTTCCCGTCGAGAAAGGCCGCAATTACGATCAGCGATGCGGATGCCGGGTCGGCAAGTCCGCCTCGACCGTCAAGCTGAAGCGACTTTCCGCGCACTCGCGCCCACCGGGTAAGATCGCGCGTCCCATAGGCGCGGCGGACATCCGGTCGATTTCGGGAGAAAATCCCGCCATTCTCTTCGATGACGGTGGCAAGATAGGGCCTGATCTCCGCACCGTGGCGCGCGGCGAGCCCGACCAACGTATCGAAACCGATATGAGACCACGGCGAGCCGATGGAGAAAAAGTAGTCGATCGTCCTTGTCATTCCTGTATTCCTGTCTGCCATTCGTTCCACACCAGATGTGTCTCTCCTCTTGCTAGGCCGCCCTTTGGTCGGCCGGAGACCACCCGAGTTCCGGAGCGATGCGGGTGACGAAGTCATGAACGATCTGGCGGTAGTCGTCGTCTTCGAACTCGTAGGGAAGTTCGAGCCTGAGTTCGTGGACACGCGGCAGGATCGGGTCTGCAAACAACCGTTCGAGAATCTCTTCCGAGGTGCCGACGAGGTCACGGGCATAAAGCGTTCGTCGTTCACCCTGCGGCGTCAGCGTTCGTTCAGTACGCCCGGCAGAATAGTCCAGATAGCGCCTGCGCGTTTTCGCATCCGCGCTGTCGAGCGGAACAATCACCCGGCCCAAAGCGACCCTTCTGTCCTCGCCGCCGGCCGCCCGATAGGTCTCGAGCTGGCGCCGCTGCGCGACGAAGAAATCGTCGGTCCCCTCCCCGGTCGTAACGTTGCCGATCAGGAGATTGAGGCCGCTGCGCCCCGCCCAGCCGGCGGACTTCAGCGAGCCGCCGCCGTACCAGATGCGGTCCGTCAATCCTTTTGCATGTGGCTGAAGCCGGGGGCGCTGCGGGCCGAACGGCGTCTTGATGAAGGTGTCTTCGTCGCCGATCGGCTGGCCGCGCAGATTTTCGACAAAGCGTAGGACACGCGCGTGGGTAAAGTCGAAACTCTCCCAGCCATCGTCGAAGACAAGGCGGCCGATCAGGTCGGCATGCAGCGGACGTCCGGCGCTGAGACCAATGTTCAGGCGCCCCCGCGAAAGCACATCGACTGTCGAGAGATCCTCGGCGAGCCGGTAAGGGCTTTCGTAGCCGATCGGTATAACCGCCGTGCCAAGCTCGATGCGGCTGGTCCTCTGGGTCGCAGCCGCGAGAAAGGCAGCGGCCGACGATATGCCGGGTTCCAGATGTCTCTGGCGCACCCAGGCGCTGGCAAAGCCCAATGCCTCGCCATATTGCAGGAGCGCCAGGGTTTTTTCGAGCCCGTCCAGCGGATCGTCAGCGGGGTAGTTGCCGGGGCTCAAGAAGCCGATATGGCCGATCGATATCTTGTTCTGCGTCACGCGAGCGCTCCCTAGAATTTCGGCAGACCGGGCGGATTGGTTTCGGATTTCGGCAGGGCCTCCTCCTGGAGGTGCCAACGTTCCAGTACCTTGCCGTAAGTGCCATCCTCGATCAGGCCATTGGTGGCGATCGTCAGAGCGTTGGCGAGCCCGCTGCCCTTGCGTGTGGTGATCGCCACGTCCGAACGCTCAGGCCAGCCGGCGCTCAAGGTCCCGACACGTTTGATGTTGTTGTCGCGGGCGGCGATGAAGACGAGTTGCGCATGCGGCTGAACAATGACGTCTGCCCGCCCGGAGGCGAGTGCCACGAGGCTCGTCGCCTCGTCGTCATAGTATTGCAGTTCCAACGGTTTCAATCCCGCGGCGACATTTTCGTCGCTCCATTTGAGCAGGATGCGCTCCTGGTTGGTGCCGGCGCCGACAATGATCCTGAGACCCGCGGCATTCTTCGGCTCCTTGATCGAAGTGATACCGCTATCGGATTTGACGAAGAAGCCATGCAACCCCTGGCGATAGGTCGAGAAATCGAACTTCTCCTTGCGCTGTTCGGTGACACCGACATTCGAGATCACGGCATCGTACTTGCCGGAGGTCAGCCCAAGCGGCCAGTCGATCCAGGCGACGGGAACGAGTTCGAGCTCGAGGCCAAGGCTGTTGGCGACTGCACCGGCATATTCCGGATCCGCGCCAATCACCGTGCGTGCGTCGGTAGCGTAGGTGGCAAGCGGCGGGCCGCCAGGGCTGACGGCGACCGTGAACTTGCCTGGCGTAACAAACTTGAAGTCCGCGGGGATGGCCGCGACTGCGGTTTCGTTGCGAACGGCATGGACCCGGCCAGGCTGTTCGGGGCTGAGATCAAAGCCGGTGTCGGCCTGCGCCGAGCCAACATGGAGAAGAGCTGCCGTGGCGGCGGCGAGAAGAGTGCGAAAGCGGGGCGTGCCGTTCATGCTGTGGGTCTCCGAATGAAGTGCAGAAGCTGGACCGGCGGCGCCGCCGCCGATCCACTGAGGTCGAATCAGGAACCGCTCTTCGGCAGACCGGGCGGGTTCGTCTGCGCGGCATCGACGGCCTCTGCACCGAGGCTCCAGCGCTTCAGCACCTCGCCATATTTGCCGCTCTTGATCAGGTCGCTGAGCGCGATGGTGACGGCATCGGCGAGGCCACCGCCCTTGCGGGTCGTCACGGCGATCTCGGCCGTCAGCGGCCAGCCGCCGCTGACGATGCCGACGACCTTCGTGTCGTTCCTGATCGATGCGGCATAGGCTCTGGTGGCGTTCGGATTGAACTCGACATCGGCGCGGCCCGACTGCAAGGCGAGATCGCTGGCCGCGCGATCGTCGTAGTACTGCACCTCGATCGGCTTCAGGCCTGCGGCCACATTCTGCCGGTCCCATTCCAGGATGATCTTTTCCTGGTTGGTGCCGGCTCCGGTGATCACCTTCAGCCCGGCGACGTCCTTCGGTTCCTTGATCTCGGTGATCTTGCTGTCGGACTTGACGAAGAAGCCGAGTACGTCCTTGCGATAGGTGGAGAAATCGAACTTCTCCTTGCGCTCCTCGGTCACGGTGACGTTGCTGATCACGGCGTCGTATTTGCCGGAGCTGACGCCGAGCGGCCAGTCCGCCCAGGCGACGGGCACGAGCTCGAGTTCGAGACCGAAGCTATCGGCGAGCAGCGAGGCGATATCCGGATCCGCGCCGACCACGGTCTTGGAGTCCGATGCGTAAGTGGCAATCGGCGGATCCCAAGGGTTGACGGCAATGGTGAACTTGCCCGGGTTGACGAACTTGAAGTCGGAACCGATCGCATTAACTGCCGCCTCGTTCTTTTCGGCGCGAATGCGGTTGGAGGTATCGGGGCTGAGGTCGAACTTTTCCTGGGCGCTGGCCGTGGCGATACCGAACGTCGCAGCGGCGACGACGCCAGCGAGCAACAACTTTGCAGTGTCAAGCATTCTCATATCTTGCTCCTTTTCCATTACTGGTTGAGTAAATTGACAGACCTCGCCTATCGGGAACGTCCGTCAGGTTCTTTCAAAGCACGCGCGCCAGAAATTCGCGGGTGCGCGGGTGCTTTGCATGGGTGAAAATCTCGGCCGGCGGGCCCGCTTCCAGCACCCGGCCCGCCTCCATGAAGACCACGGTGTCGGCAACCTCGCGGGCAAAGCCGACCTCATGGGTAACGATCACCAGCGTCGTGCCGGTGCGCGCCAGTTCCTTGATCACATCCAGCACTTCGCCGACGAGTTCCGGATCAAGTGCGGAGGTCGGCTCGTCGAAGAGCAGCACCTTCGGTCTGAGGGCCAAGGCACGGGCGATCGCGACGCGCTGTTGCTGCCCGCCCGAAAGCTGGCGCGGATAGGCATTGATCTTGTCGCTCAAGCCGATGCGGGCGAGCAATTCCTGGGCGATGCGTACCGCCTCGTCCCGCCCGAGGCCGCGCACGTGCAGCGGCGCCTCGATCAGATTTTCGAGCACGGTCAAGTGTGGGAAAAGATTGAAGTTCTGGAACACCATGCCGATATCGGCGCGGCGCTTCAGGATGTCCTTTTCTTTGAGCTCGTAAAGTGTATCGCCCTTCTGGCTGTAACCGACGAGTTCGTCGTCGATCGAGATGAAGCCATCATCGACGCGTTCGAGGTGATTGATCGTTCGAAGCAGGGTCGACTTGCCCGAACCGGAAGGACCAAGGATAGCGGTGACGCTGCCCGCCTCAAGGTTCAGCTCGACGCCATCCAGAACCTTGAGAGATCCGAAACTCTTGGAGATGCCATGCACATGCACGGCGCCGCCGGAGCGGAAGGCCTGCGCGTCGCGAAAGCCGGTCTTGACCACGGCAGCGCTCTGGGGAGCGGCATCCGGCAACGGTCGGCGGAAGCGTGCGATCAATGACTGGAACGGCAAGGGCACGGGATTGCGGACGGCCCCTTTCGAAAAATAGCGCTCGATGTAGTGCTGGGCGATCGAAAGCCCGGTCATGATCACCAGATACCAGACGGTCGCGACCATCAGCAGCGGGATGACTTCGAGATTGCGGCGGTAGATGACCTGGACCGTATAGAACAGCTCGGGCAACGCCAGCACATAGACCATCGACGTGCTCTTCGCGAGACCGATGATCTCGTTGAAGCCGGTGGGCAGGATCGAGCGCATGGCCTGCGGAAGCACGATGCGGAAGGCCTGGCGACGGCGAGGCAGCCCGAGCGCTGCTGCCGCCTCATGCTGTCCTTGGTCGACGGCGAGTATGCCGCCGCGCACGATCTCGGCGAAGAAGGCAGCCTGGTTAAGTGTCAGTCCCAGGAAAGCAGCAGCGAAGGGCGTCAGAAGCTGCGTCGTCGGGTAGTGGAACCACGCGGCCTCGGTAAAGGGCACGCCGATGCTGATC contains:
- a CDS encoding PLP-dependent aminotransferase family protein, which gives rise to MRITVSETIFFIDRESGIGLQAQLRETIVSAVLAGRVQPHAHLPSTRKLADYLQISRITVTLAYQELINQGYVEAVNRSSYRIAGNPPGMDVEGNRPAVGADPVDWSRKIKMNFEVVRQVPKPLDWRRYPFPFLYGQMDPTLFDLNAWRDCARRALAREDFVLMASDFAAADDVRLVNYICSRTLPRRGIQASPDEILVTVGAQNALWIVTRLILEKGSAAICENPCHPDISASLLLSGADVTTVDVDREGLSPDALPEKVDAVFVTPSHHSPTGATMPVDRRTQLLQAAEERDFVIVEDDYEFEISYLAPPSPALKALDPSGRVLYIGSFSKSLFPGLRLGYLVAPAPFIREARALRSLMLRHPPGHLQRTAAYFLALGHYDAVLHRMRTEYHKRHVIMADALRREGLTVAGSSAFGGTSFWMEGPEGLDADRLVSELRPDGVLVESGSPFFPKSDQPCRYFRMGYSSIPSTSIAEGVARVRARIDVLSCRNNSGKPPSSERA
- a CDS encoding cystathionine beta-lyase, with the protein product MNDKASASAKPGPQTQLIKAGYDPTSQRGFINPPVVHGSTVLFPDAHTMETHGQKYTYGTRGTPTTDALCDAVNELEGAAGSILVPSGLAAVTVPLLAYLAPGDHALIVDSVYGNVRQFCDVMLARLNIEVDYYDPSLGADIEPLFKPNTRLVHTEAPGSNTFEIQDIPAIVAVAHRRGAIVTMDNTWATPIYFRPLDFGVDVSIQASTKYPAGHADILFGTVSANAEHWPRLKEVNGLLGLCAAPDDAYQVLRGLRTLGIRLQRHQASAFEIANWLESRDDVARVLHPGLPSFPGHTLWKRDFKGASGVFSFVLRAEHEDRFKAKAQAFLDALTIFGLGYSWGGFASLALHVNLGERKVTRVPTEGPVLRLQIGLEDVADLKADLERALAAARAV
- the tauA gene encoding taurine ABC transporter substrate-binding protein, whose amino-acid sequence is MLNGHFKRLAAAASIVASLAASGVAYAETKLVVGYQQIVGPFVAAIADGRFDAAAKEAGYSIDWRQFSSAGDITTALASGDVPIAVLGSTGTAAAATRGVELQLFWILDNIGQSEALVARDGSGIETPADLKGKKVAVPFVSTSHFHLLVGMNKVWNVDPREVEILNLKPPQIVAAWQRGDIDAAYVWPPALSEIQKTGKMISDSEVIGAASVPTFDGLVADKAWAAENPKLMEAFTKVLADAYADYNANKAAWTEESPQVEGIVKLIGGDGPSTVEALRLLSFPNADEQASEVWLGGGATRALTESAKFLVEQKQISQSLDDYAPYVNADFAKAAAQ
- a CDS encoding LLM class flavin-dependent oxidoreductase, whose protein sequence is MTQNKISIGHIGFLSPGNYPADDPLDGLEKTLALLQYGEALGFASAWVRQRHLEPGISSAAAFLAAATQRTSRIELGTAVIPIGYESPYRLAEDLSTVDVLSRGRLNIGLSAGRPLHADLIGRLVFDDGWESFDFTHARVLRFVENLRGQPIGDEDTFIKTPFGPQRPRLQPHAKGLTDRIWYGGGSLKSAGWAGRSGLNLLIGNVTTGEGTDDFFVAQRRQLETYRAAGGEDRRVALGRVIVPLDSADAKTRRRYLDYSAGRTERTLTPQGERRTLYARDLVGTSEEILERLFADPILPRVHELRLELPYEFEDDDYRQIVHDFVTRIAPELGWSPADQRAA
- a CDS encoding ABC transporter substrate-binding protein produces the protein MRMLDTAKLLLAGVVAAATFGIATASAQEKFDLSPDTSNRIRAEKNEAAVNAIGSDFKFVNPGKFTIAVNPWDPPIATYASDSKTVVGADPDIASLLADSFGLELELVPVAWADWPLGVSSGKYDAVISNVTVTEERKEKFDFSTYRKDVLGFFVKSDSKITEIKEPKDVAGLKVITGAGTNQEKIILEWDRQNVAAGLKPIEVQYYDDRAASDLALQSGRADVEFNPNATRAYAASIRNDTKVVGIVSGGWPLTAEIAVTTRKGGGLADAVTIALSDLIKSGKYGEVLKRWSLGAEAVDAAQTNPPGLPKSGS
- a CDS encoding amino acid ABC transporter permease/ATP-binding protein, translated to MAVLTDLAGVPATRRTSEPNPGYAHFRIVPARHPGRTLGTLFAALVIAGVLYSVLTNPRWGWPVFAEWFFAEPVLAGLGRTLLLTALATVSGSLLGTALALARVSRSPLLSGLSFGYIWLLRSIPLIVLLLVLNNLGYLYETISIGVPFTEAAWFHYPTTQLLTPFAAAFLGLTLNQAAFFAEIVRGGILAVDQGQHEAAAALGLPRRRQAFRIVLPQAMRSILPTGFNEIIGLAKSTSMVYVLALPELFYTVQVIYRRNLEVIPLLMVATVWYLVIMTGLSIAQHYIERYFSKGAVRNPVPLPFQSLIARFRRPLPDAAPQSAAVVKTGFRDAQAFRSGGAVHVHGISKSFGSLKVLDGVELNLEAGSVTAILGPSGSGKSTLLRTINHLERVDDGFISIDDELVGYSQKGDTLYELKEKDILKRRADIGMVFQNFNLFPHLTVLENLIEAPLHVRGLGRDEAVRIAQELLARIGLSDKINAYPRQLSGGQQQRVAIARALALRPKVLLFDEPTSALDPELVGEVLDVIKELARTGTTLVIVTHEVGFAREVADTVVFMEAGRVLEAGPPAEIFTHAKHPRTREFLARVL
- a CDS encoding ABC transporter substrate-binding protein; its protein translation is MNGTPRFRTLLAAATAALLHVGSAQADTGFDLSPEQPGRVHAVRNETAVAAIPADFKFVTPGKFTVAVSPGGPPLATYATDARTVIGADPEYAGAVANSLGLELELVPVAWIDWPLGLTSGKYDAVISNVGVTEQRKEKFDFSTYRQGLHGFFVKSDSGITSIKEPKNAAGLRIIVGAGTNQERILLKWSDENVAAGLKPLELQYYDDEATSLVALASGRADVIVQPHAQLVFIAARDNNIKRVGTLSAGWPERSDVAITTRKGSGLANALTIATNGLIEDGTYGKVLERWHLQEEALPKSETNPPGLPKF
- a CDS encoding 2-hydroxychromene-2-carboxylate isomerase; its protein translation is MTRTIDYFFSIGSPWSHIGFDTLVGLAARHGAEIRPYLATVIEENGGIFSRNRPDVRRAYGTRDLTRWARVRGKSLQLDGRGGLADPASASLIVIAAFLDGKDWVGLTSALQHAFWAEARDIGSPDVREAIARTAGLDGAALARREADEDVKAKWADDRNHAVASGVFGFPTYRYDGELYWGQDNLSFLERHLGGDRP